The region GCTCTGATTTCTTTTGTGAATTCATGCTTGTAACAGACGGTTTTTTCCATGGGCCGTTTCCTCTGTTTTTATGACGGTTAGAAAGGGTAATGCTAGAGGCATCGCTAATGTAGTTTCTTCATGGCTAATCTGATAGTAAAATAACATTTTTCCGCTTTTTGTTCGTATAGTGCAACTTATATGGATAGTCTCCGCGCATGAAATCTAGCTCCGCTATGCCCATTCCGGGAAACTCTTCAATCATTCTATTCAGCATGAGGTGACCTGGTGACAGCTTTCTGTATTCCAAGGAATACGCAGTGCGATATCCTCCGTACCAATTCCCAATTTTAAAACCATAATACATGGCTATCGGTTCGCCATTGAGAGTGAGCTTTGTCAACAATAACATCCCTTTCTCTGCCAAGGCAATACCAGCGGTACGAAATTGGTCATCCACTACGCTGCCATCGAAAGGCGCAACAACGTCATTCCGATCGCGCCATTGACGCTTATGAAGGGCAATGAAAGAAGGCATGCCCGCTGCTACGCCCCCGGGAGTACTTTCATGGATACAAGCCACCTCCCCAAGTCGGCACAACCGGCGCCATTTGATTTGGTATTCCTTCCTAGAAAGGAGGCGGTGGCATGTTGCTGTATCGGCCAAATCTAGGCTAGACACAGTAGTTCCCGGCTGTATTACACCTCCCAACTCCTTCCAAGCCGTGCACAGGGGGCTGTCTAGCGGGACCTCCGACAAATTCCATTTATCAGTGAATCTATTGCGAAGGCTTTTCACGAGCCAGCGCACACCCCACGGCCGTAACTTGCCCGGCTCATACACCAGCCCTGCATAGTCGCACCAAGGAAAGCCAAGCATGAATACTCTGTCCCGATTCTCTACACTATGCTGTAAGGCTAGGCCCATAATCATATCTTGCTTATCAAAAATCTGAGCAATGATGGGTACAACACCTTCATTCTTGGAAACAACACGTATCCAAGGCCGGAGCCATGCAGAATTTGCAAAGATGCTCGGTTCTGGAGTCGCATTTGCCAAGCTATCCCATGATTCATTTAGGGCTTCCAATGCCTGCATGAAACCCTCGTAAATGAGCATCGTTAGACCGAGACTTTTGCATTCACTAAAGGTTACCAACGGTTCGACCTATTTCCTTGCGGGATTGAAGCCTTCATATTTGAGAATGCGGTTAGACTCCGGATTGTGCCACTCCAGATTTTCTTCGCGGACCCAGTGAAACCGCATGACGCCAATCCGCTGTCGAGTCTCGCGAAGACGCGCATGTGAAAAATTGCATCTCCGGCACAATGATGTTCGCTCATGCCCTTGCCGAAAGGCTTTGACAGCCGTAGAGTCCCAGATTTGTTGCAATGTCTGGTGGCTCAGGTCTCCTAAAATAATTTCTCCGTTGTAATCATGGCAACACGGCACTACACGACCGTCCCATAAAACAACTACCGACTCGAAGGGTCGGCGGCAAAAGTCATGAGTGTGGCGGGTTTCGTCAACACCCAAGTTTGCTGCGGTATCGTCCTCGAAGTCCCACCTGCCCACCGGCACGACTACCGCATGGTCAACTCCAACGCTGGTGGCATATTCTAAAAATGCCTCTCCCTCGTCGTGGTTGATATTCATTTGGATCATTTGTAGGGTAATGCACGTTGAGAAGCCACCCTCATCCCTCTTCCGTACAAAGTTGCGTATGTTTGCGTCTGCAAGTGCTAGGTCAGCGGTAGCTCCCCGGATTCTTTTAAAACGGAATGGGTTGAGAGAATCTAGGGAAAGCACGATGTGGCTCAGCCCCGCTTTGAGGATATTCTCCCCTTGGCTATCTGTGAGAAGCTGCGGATTACCACTGAGGCCAGTTTCCACGCCCACTTGTGCTGCAAGGGAAATGTAGTGAGGCAATTGATTGTACAAGAGGCTGTCACCGAAATGGTGGAGACCAATGTATTTTTGTTTCGGACTCATCTGCTCCAAAAGGCGGATAAATACCTTTGGGGCCATCCAGCCGACAGGACGTTGCATCTTGGGCCTTGCGCACATAATACATTGGAAGCAACATTGGTTGGTCAGCTCAACTTGATCAATTAAGGGCAGGGTAGGCTGTTGACTGTTGAGGACGTGGTCTCGCCATTGTTTGCCCTCTGCTTCGGTGTCAAATAGAATACGGCACTCCTTTAACTTTTCAATCGCATCATTAAGCGAGTGTTCCTCGGTCCACATGCATTTGCCCGCCAAGGCATCCCAATCCCTCCGTTTAATGCTCGTCTGCTTATCGGCAAAGACGTTTTCAATACAAACTCGCCCATCCTTACCGCGTGCATTCCAGCCCAACATGATACTTCCGAATTTTTCCAGTCGGGAGGATCGAGTAGATTTGAGTTTGTCCACAGCAATAAGTGGCCGCATCTGCCTCCATACCGCATATGCTGACAAGCCATCGCGGCATGGTGCCGCGCAGTGGTCATAGTATTTAGTGCAAGTCCCGGCGACACGGTCCTGGTGTCTGCAGTTAGCGCCTTGTGGACTCCATAGGTTTAGGCTCTTGGGGTTACGGCTACCCCAAAGAGTCGGGCACGTGCTAAAATATAGTCCAACCGTAGGTAAATCCAAGGCATCCGCCGCATGCACGGCCCACGTATCGTTGGAGATTAAGATGTCCAACGCAGCAAGGCTATTAATGGTAGAGAGTAGACTCTTGGCGGGATGGTGCGAAATCGCGGCCATAACTTTGCCACCGCGTTTGGCCATGCACTGGAAAAAGGCTTCCGCATCACGCTTCTCGTCTTCTTTTACTCCTGAAAATACCATAATGTGGGAGTTGGTCCGTTCCAACAGTAATAGGGCCAGTTCAACCCACTCTTTAACTTTCCAACGCTTGATGACTTGGCTGGCTGGCAGAAAGAAACCGATACGCAGAGTAGGTGCTGTGCCTCTTTTCGGGAAAACCGACCTCAGATATGCCTGTTCGTGAAAAGGTAAATAGTTAATGTACTCCACTCCCAGCGTTTTGCTTATGCACTGAAAAACATGTGCGCCGCTCGCGATCCAAGGAGCGGATTGCTCGTAGAGAGAAACCCAAGATACCTTAGCTAATCCTTGATGTCGAAAATTTTCGTAGCCCGTGTCACTATCCGGAGACAAGCAACGCAGATTGACAATGGTGTCAATGTTGGACTGTGAGACAAATGAACGGATATCTTTGATCTCTTCATCCCTGAATCGCCTCCACGTGCTTGGAAATTCCCCTAAAAAGCGACACAGTCCCCCATGCTGGGCAGAGATTATTTCACTTAAGAAAGGATTTTCCAGGTGGTAGTAGCTTACATTCGGATTGCTTTGCTCATACGCCTTTAGGATTGGAAACATAAGAATGCCGTTTCCAATGCCGTAATGATTAACCATCATTACGTTACGCGTGTTGCCAAATCGAGAAATCATATGATAATTTGCCCCCTCATGCTTCATTTGAAGACGACACAACGCTATGAGTTGTGATCAGAGAAACCAATTCATCACTTTACATTTCACGTCGTGTATAGGTGTAACGGTTAATGCTTTTGTGAAATCGGCCGAAGCAATGACTGCCAAACAACTCCGTATCGCCCACTACCATAGCCGAAGCACTTTAAAGCCGTCTTGTGAACCAACCTTTTCCAACCTTCCGAGGGGGGCAAGCCATTTTTCATAGTTGAGTTGCTCACGAATGACAATGAGGAGCTGCCCGCCAGGTTTGCACAGTTTGGCCATGTCCATGAACAACTGTCTTAGAATATCACTCCCAGCATGGGTGGGAGGGTTGGAGACGACATAATCCATGGGTGGGAGAGCAAGCTTAGATAGAATGTATTCATGCCGCACGTCCGCCGTGAGTCCGTTTTGCTCCAGATTTTTTATTGAGTAACGCACTGCCCTCGCATCGCTGTCCATCATAGTGACGGAACAACCTCGGGCTGCCAGCGAGACACCCAGCAGACCGTAGCCGCACCCGACATCCATAACGGATTCGCCTCGACCGGCATCGCAACAGGAAATAAGCAGACTGGACCCCAGATCCGGGTGCTTATAAGAAAAGAGCCCTGGAACCGTGGTGAATAAGAGTTCGGTTGAGGCACCCTCAGGGGTATATGACCAGTTAAGTTCCTCGATCTGGTACGTACCAATGGTTGGCGAACTCAGCAAGATGACATTGCAGTGTTTTTCCAAAAACACATCGTCGAAAAATTTGCGCGCCAGCGTACGGACCATGTTGCGTACTTTCGGGGACGGCAAAATGACTTGCGCTTGTCCGCCAGGCGCAAGCAGCCTGCCAACGTTTGCCAAATCGGCTTTCAGTTGGGCCTTTGGATATTGGGCGGGCATGGCGATTACTATGCTGCTGAACAGTCCATCAATTTTGTCGAGTAGTATGGCCTGGCGATTGTTCGCCCCGACTAAGGACAGGCGCACAACATCGAAGTCTGCATAAAGCGCATCACTGAAACCGGAAAGTGGTTCTCGTGCCATGTAAATAAGTTTTTTTTCTTTCACGGGCTTATTCGAACTCTCGCGTTTCATGTTATCATTCCTGCAAGACATCATCGCACCTTGCTCAGATGGCTAGAAACTATCACAAGTGCGGCAAGGAGCTGGTATACGCCCTGCCTCGATTTCTTTTGCCCAGGCTATTCGAACCTCCTCTATGGAGCGAGAAAACACGTTGGGCACAGCAGAAAGCCCGGGAGCGTCGTTGGTACACAGAACATATCTGCCCAGGGCATCAATGCACACTGCAGCAGTGGCATAGCCGCAATTTTTGCCTCGCTCTGCCCAGCCGCCTGCATAATGGCGATACTGTCCCACCCTGCCATGGGGTAAGTATATATCCACGAATCCAGGCACAGTCCGGTTGGATACGTTAGACATGCGGATAGAGAACCGAGGATAGATATCCTTTGCCGCCGCATATCCGACAGAAGCTGAGTTGAGGGAACAATGGACGATATAGAGAGTGATCTGGCATTGACGAGACTCGGTCATCTTATGCATGCGGCGCAGGCTTCGATGTAAATTATGATAGAAATCACGCTGACAAATGCTCCTATGTTCACCACGATCCATTGAATGGATGCTGACGATGATTTCGTCGCACAAGCACATCAATTCATCTTCCCCAATGGAGCCAAGACGTGAGCCATTTGTGTT is a window of Desulfarculaceae bacterium DNA encoding:
- a CDS encoding SPASM domain-containing protein is translated as MISRFGNTRNVMMVNHYGIGNGILMFPILKAYEQSNPNVSYYHLENPFLSEIISAQHGGLCRFLGEFPSTWRRFRDEEIKDIRSFVSQSNIDTIVNLRCLSPDSDTGYENFRHQGLAKVSWVSLYEQSAPWIASGAHVFQCISKTLGVEYINYLPFHEQAYLRSVFPKRGTAPTLRIGFFLPASQVIKRWKVKEWVELALLLLERTNSHIMVFSGVKEDEKRDAEAFFQCMAKRGGKVMAAISHHPAKSLLSTINSLAALDILISNDTWAVHAADALDLPTVGLYFSTCPTLWGSRNPKSLNLWSPQGANCRHQDRVAGTCTKYYDHCAAPCRDGLSAYAVWRQMRPLIAVDKLKSTRSSRLEKFGSIMLGWNARGKDGRVCIENVFADKQTSIKRRDWDALAGKCMWTEEHSLNDAIEKLKECRILFDTEAEGKQWRDHVLNSQQPTLPLIDQVELTNQCCFQCIMCARPKMQRPVGWMAPKVFIRLLEQMSPKQKYIGLHHFGDSLLYNQLPHYISLAAQVGVETGLSGNPQLLTDSQGENILKAGLSHIVLSLDSLNPFRFKRIRGATADLALADANIRNFVRKRDEGGFSTCITLQMIQMNINHDEGEAFLEYATSVGVDHAVVVPVGRWDFEDDTAANLGVDETRHTHDFCRRPFESVVVLWDGRVVPCCHDYNGEIILGDLSHQTLQQIWDSTAVKAFRQGHERTSLCRRCNFSHARLRETRQRIGVMRFHWVREENLEWHNPESNRILKYEGFNPARK
- a CDS encoding methyltransferase — encoded protein: MKRESSNKPVKEKKLIYMAREPLSGFSDALYADFDVVRLSLVGANNRQAILLDKIDGLFSSIVIAMPAQYPKAQLKADLANVGRLLAPGGQAQVILPSPKVRNMVRTLARKFFDDVFLEKHCNVILLSSPTIGTYQIEELNWSYTPEGASTELLFTTVPGLFSYKHPDLGSSLLISCCDAGRGESVMDVGCGYGLLGVSLAARGCSVTMMDSDARAVRYSIKNLEQNGLTADVRHEYILSKLALPPMDYVVSNPPTHAGSDILRQLFMDMAKLCKPGGQLLIVIREQLNYEKWLAPLGRLEKVGSQDGFKVLRLW
- a CDS encoding radical SAM protein — protein: MIKDNSQAMQQDAISFSNVPDLAELELTNQCNAACVFCPRHVIGESRYMDDYTYSRSLDRLEESGVTHVKFAGFGEPTLHPGILYHMSEATKRGFKVMLNTNGSRLGSIGEDELMCLCDEIIVSIHSMDRGEHRSICQRDFYHNLHRSLRRMHKMTESRQCQITLYIVHCSLNSASVGYAAAKDIYPRFSIRMSNVSNRTVPGFVDIYLPHGRVGQYRHYAGGWAERGKNCGYATAAVCIDALGRYVLCTNDAPGLSAVPNVFSRSIEEVRIAWAKEIEAGRIPAPCRTCDSF
- a CDS encoding GNAT family N-acetyltransferase produces the protein MQALEALNESWDSLANATPEPSIFANSAWLRPWIRVVSKNEGVVPIIAQIFDKQDMIMGLALQHSVENRDRVFMLGFPWCDYAGLVYEPGKLRPWGVRWLVKSLRNRFTDKWNLSEVPLDSPLCTAWKELGGVIQPGTTVSSLDLADTATCHRLLSRKEYQIKWRRLCRLGEVACIHESTPGGVAAGMPSFIALHKRQWRDRNDVVAPFDGSVVDDQFRTAGIALAEKGMLLLTKLTLNGEPIAMYYGFKIGNWYGGYRTAYSLEYRKLSPGHLMLNRMIEEFPGMGIAELDFMRGDYPYKLHYTNKKRKNVILLSD